A stretch of DNA from Miscanthus floridulus cultivar M001 unplaced genomic scaffold, ASM1932011v1 fs_337_2, whole genome shotgun sequence:
atcgccgcgttcctttctctctctatttactttgaacacttactttgagtatttacgttgagcaattcaatacttgttttacatccatagaattgcttgctagagtaagtttggaacataggttgcgaggttgttgtgcattagtttgatttaAACACtgttctaggcacaaggggttaattgggctatccgtaggatttgattattgcaagagaatttagaattagcccaattcaccccccccctcttgggcatcttgatcatttcagTTGGTATGTTCCTAATTCTTACAAATGCTGCATTTGGTGGTGCTGATGCAAGTGTTTGATGTTAAGATAAATTTAGGGTAGATGTGAAAATAATGATCACTGCGATGTGAAAAGTAAACTTGTAATGTATTTTATTCTGGGCAGACAGTAATGATCAATTTTATTTCGTTGAGTATGTGATCATTAACTCCgtctatgttgtctcaacatagcaggtcccaagccctggtaaaggaggagggttgtgataggcgtgtcgagccaacgttaaatctagctattctaatggagatgaaactcgAAAGAAGCTTCTGcttggtttcaactctagcctaccccaacttgtttgggacttaaaggctttgttgttgttgttgttgagtatGTGATCATTGAGATAGTTCTCCACTTTCTTCTGGTAGCCGACAGTAACACGGGAGATCCAGACACCTGTGGGCACTGCGGTTGTTGAATCTGTCAGTGAGATGGAGCCAATCATGGTTTGTATTCCTCTTCAATGTATCTTTTTTTGCAAATTTGGCATTATTATTAATTAACCTTGAATTTTATTGATATATTTCAGATTGTACCTATTCTTAGAGCAGGGCTTGCTCTTGCAGATCTTGCAACATCAATTTTGCGATCAACTAGAACTTTCCATTTAGGTGAGAAAAAATAACTTTTGATTTGTTGGGAAAAAAACTCAATTTCTCACTTGCTGATGTTTGTGATGCAATATGTTTTCATCTTTTGACTTACAAAGAACATCATATTTGATCGAAACACTTTCTGCTGATGAATATGCTACTAGTATGTCCAGAAACACATGGTGTGcttcaacttttttttttactGGACAAATTTAGCACAtaaaaactggtctagttttctagataaatttatttatttatttaagcaTGCTTATTGATTACTGCTAATGTTCCTTTTTTACCTATACTAAATGAAGGTATGTCCAGGGATGAGACAACACTGCTGCCCTCTGTTTACTTAAATAAGTAGGTGCCATTCTTTTTGTTTTGCATTTAGATAAAAAATGTCGTTGATATGTTATACCACAGTAGTTGGGGCTCTACTAAAGCTATCTAACTTCATTTGGCAGAACGAAATATTATCTCAATAAAAATGTAGCTTGTTTGTAGCTAGGAAACAAACAGTGGAGGTTGTTAAATATTCTTTAGTTAATTTAGTTTCCTTGATGAAGAAGTCACTTTCATCATACAAGGTTGGAACCACAGTGATTATGAACTGTGTTCCAGCTTACTCTTTTCTATCTTATTGTACACTTTTAGTTAATTTGATGTATCACAAGATCTTTTTGTAGTCCAATCTATTGAAATAGTTGAGTTGCAAGCTATAGCGTTGTATGAAATTACCAATGCTACTTGTTTTCCTGATGATCAATGGAACATAATTTTGAGTGCAGGCTACCTGATAGATTCCCAAAAGGATGTAATATACTCCTTGTTGATCCTATGCTAGCAACTGGTAATCCTTTTCCTTGTATATCACAGCCAATTCTTATATTGGTCTTATATTGGGTTATCATTCTTTTTGTGTTTGCCTGATTGATTTCACTCCTATACCCATGCTGTGTTTGAGTGGTCATCTTTCTTCTTACCTTGTGTTTTCCATCAGGTGGAACAGTCACTGCAGCAGTTGATCTGGTTAAGGAGCGTGGAGCTGAAATCAGTCAGATAAGAATCGTAAGTTCGTGAggcaaaaaaaatgaaaaagatgaaACAGATCTGTTTGTTGATTAAAAAAATGGTTATTATTTTCTAAACAGTCATTGTTATGCAGATATCAGCTGTTGCTGCTCCTCCTGCCATCAAGAAGCTCAATCAAAGATTCCCAGGGTGCATTCTGAAGTTCTATAAATTTGTTGCATTTTTAGTATCAAGGTTACCTTGATGATTGTATATCGCATCACTCTTTTCTGCAGGATTTGTGTGTATACAGGAACTATGGATCAAATTGTGAATGAGAAAGGGTAATTATCTTTTTACCAACATATGCATAAATCATGAAGGACGGacttggtgcaagcggtagagtattaccgcctgtgaccggaaggtcccgggtttgagtcgtggtctcctcgcattgcacaagcgaggataaggcttgccactgacacccttctccagaccccacacagagcgggagctctctgcactgggtacgccctttttatgcATAAATCATGATTATTGCACTGCTAACTCATTCTCGCTAATGTACTGCAGTTTCATAGTCCCAGGCCTTGGGGATGCTGGAGACCGCAGCTATGGAACATGACTCTGGCGGTCTGGCCCTTTGCTGATGACCATTGTTAGGAATTTCAGCAAAACCCAGATTTAGTTGATGCCTGCTTATTTTCGTAGACCAGATTTGTGGTTCCCTAAAACACAAATCTGTAGTTTTGAGGGTCTAAACATAATATTTTGACAATGTGATGTCAAATTTTGCCCTTCCATGTGGTGATATCCTGATAATGGTTACGAGCTTCCTGGAGTGTTTGTTTTGAGAAGTGGGATAGCCTACAATCACCTTAGCTCTGAACATAACCATCTGCTTGGTTTCAAGAATGTAGCGAGTTGTTTGTCGCTATCCCAAGAATTACCCAGATGTGGCTAAACAGGCAATCTGTTGATTGCAGTACCAAAACCGGTTCTGTTTATACTGGGTGGAGCTGGAGTGTATATGTATTGTCGAGAATAAACATGATCTGGAAAATGGAAGGGACCACCTTCATGCGCAGGTCATTGTAGGCTTACTCCTTATTCgtcaatttttatttatattttactatTTAAGACATATTGAGGACTGCATACAACCCTATAGCCAGAAAATCAATGTCGCAACTATGTGTTGCGGCACCTACTATCTCCGCCCTCCATCGCCTGCCATCCGCTCTTTCCTCGTCTGCCACCTGTCCCCTCTTTTTGACCGCCCCCTGCCCATTTTCTCGCTTAATTTATTGTCATCTCAGCTCGTCCTTTATCTTGTCTCGTCACTATCCATCTGTATTGATTTTTACCCTGGCCACCTTTCCTGCACACAGACGACCTCTctccctctttctttttctcttgCGCTCTCTCTCCACACTTGCTGCTACCTTTTTTGCGGtactttcttcttcctttggtcTCTCCTCTCTCGTCTCCTTGAACCCGCTCAAGAAGATTGATGTCTCCTCCGCGTCGGTCGTGTGATGCCAGCCACAACAACAACCGTTGTTCTGTCTATGTTCTGGATCTATACAGGTACTCTACCCTTGATTTCCCCATGTGTCTAGCTTATTCCTCTATTTTTCCATCGATTCAATCTTTTTCCCCTTGTTCTAGGTTTTAGATCTTCTACATTTATTCGATTTGGATGCTGCTTTTATTTCATAGGTCTATTGATTTGGATTAGTTTTTAGATCTTATCTATTGTTTTATTTCAATGTCCACGTTGGAGACAATGGAATGTTGTTAGTTCATACTTGTGCTTCGTTTTAGATTAGTACTGAAGGGTCTTATGTGTGCCAGGTCTATTTTGGTTTATCGTTAAATAGTTCATCGTTAAATAGTTCTTGAATGTCATCTTGATGTATTGTTTTTTTTTCCTGAGACGGCCTCTGTGGTGCTACTAAGTTAAGTTCTATTGCGAGACCTTTTCTTTATTATTTATAACTTTAgtctagtagtagtagttagatTTCATTATCCTGTTGTCCTTACAGTTCATTTTATAATTTAGTTCACACGGATGATGTGAATAAAAAGTTCTCTGAATATCCAACGGCTCAAGCCACTGCTTTTCCTAGGAACAATACAGATAAATTCAGTTTTATAGTTCTAGTCTTGTGCATTACGGCTAGTGCTTTCCAATAGTTGTAGTTCTCAGTTTTATAGTTTCAAatactatcgacagaatatcgtcggcagtcctccgaggggtatcccacgaaggtagattgatcggcagagaagtgtgagatcaagaacaagaaggcaacagagacacacgagttagacaggttcaggccgtcagtatgacgtcataccctactcctgtggtctgttggtttgtattagctatcgtatgatatgccctgattttggaggggtccctacccgccttatatagtctgggaggcagggttacaagttggttagatctgagagataaccgaaaagtaataacagattacaagaatcatgggatcacacgtatcctaacagatctcgtagcatcttcaggatatcttccccatgtcttgcagaaggcgccgagcagaatcgtgccccgcaaggcttcgtcttgtgggctgggccgcccctgggggcgtagcccatgtggtctgccatgggtatccggggtcgtatcccccacagctagtccccgagcgccttgtacccgttatgcaacgccatcttgagcttgtccgagcaagtGCGAACCAAAGCCGAGCAGtccaactcatggtccgaccatggtgatgagtcgccgagcagttgtgagcagttgccgagctaCGTACGCCAtcgtcgagcagcgtgaaccgcaGCTGAGCAACATattccaagtacggcttgccataagggtgtaaggagctcaagtccagaattgaaaatttcttcgcagtggaccaagtgtgcccacttagaatccgaccacgagaaaaggagataatcttcattagcttcaagaggcacggagtcttcaagaaaaaacaagaacattcaccgcaaggtgaagtgtgcccacttagtccccaagcctgacagtagatgacatagtcatgtggtacCAGGGTCAGAAACATAGAAATAATGAAtgaccagccgagtaggcagccagtccctgagcTGCAAGCGACGGTATCGGAGAAATCCAGCCTTGGAGAAAAAATCGGAGTAACGATTGTACAGtaacggttactgagcctcaataaatggtggagaagttGGCGATTATTCGGCGAGTAGCAACTGATGGTAGCGATAAATGGGCGACATGGGCTGCGGTTGCgcagaagcccaggtaacggcccatatgCCGCATCAGAGAAATCAGAGCGGTgcagatcgcgggaacggttcccaaaaaaccctcGAATACGgaaaggtggggaaagtgctttataacagtGCCGCTGCATACCccattcccaccttttccacttcatcttcctcctcatctctcgcaTCGTCGAATCcacaaccacatttgcctccgcCACCAAACCCTACCAGATCTGGGAGATGGCACCGAAGAAAGGAGCTGCGAAATCGAAGAAGACTAGTCCCAAGAAGACGAGCGCCGTGGCCCgacgcgacgaggagtgggtgccgtcgcgaACAGGAGAAGCGGAGCTAAATAGATTGGTGGAAGCTAGCGTTCTCCCTGACCGTGCTACCGACGGATTGTGGccagccctcggtgagtccttcccaacacccCATACTGATGAAGCAGTGGTATTCGAGGACTATTTCTGGTGCGGGTTAGGATTTTCTgttcatccatttctgagggatctgttggagctctgggtggttactctgtgcaatctccacccctaataccattttgcacatctcaatcttcatccatttctgtgaggcatacctcagaatcctaccccacttcaatctcttctgtcacctattctggttgaagaagagaggcggcgttggttccaaggtggtcggtggggtGTACCTTTAGCTGTGGGATGGAATGGCGAGCGAATACCTTACCGTGCCGCTTAACacgtcactgaaggggtggaacaccaggtggttctacatgaaacaaagccacctAGCGGTTCGCTataacgccgaccacatcccagaaagcCAGAGGAATTGGTCTGAGCTATCGAGCAACgacgatatggagcaagtgaaggaactCCGTGGCTTAATAAAAGGCGTGAggaccaatggcggattggtagcggcaagtttcatagtgcgccATGTTCAGCCCTGTAAAGAGAGGGCGCACCTAGGCTTCGAATTCAAAGGGGAGGCCGACGATACCCGAGAGAGGCCAGAAATACTGTCCAAGAACGTCGTTGAAGAGCGGACTGCTGAGCTGTTCGTTCTGCTTGCCTCATTCAGATTGTTAGGGGTACACAAAaccctttaactgcaagaatctgcctccttaggTGAATATCCCAACTGTGTGTTTCTGAGAAGTTTTTTATTTTGTCATTGCCGAGCAATGGACTGATccactcatgtgaagatccattcgtaggacagGGCAGTGTATTTCTTGGGCGTGCTGAAAAACGATGGGCCGTCGGCAGTGGATGCACGACCACCAACTCAACCTGAAGAAAGCTCTGTTGGCGTTTCCTCGGAATCCGGAGGTATGGATGTTGGTCGAACGGAGAGTCCTCCCTCGGTATCGGAGAAAATCTGAGGGAAGAGGCCGGCGGTAGATGTGctggcccagaagaagaggaaaacaacgGCTACTTCTCCCCgcaaaccaggcggcatctcgcttggcaatgatcagaccaatcgaacacgaaggaccacagtgttcgattggtctgatgaCGATGAAATTCTAACGGATCCTCCCCCTGAGCACGAAAGAGCCTCCATGTAGCACACGCGTGGGGGAACAACCCAAGGTAGGCAAAGAAGTTTGTGAGGCACCGACGAGGAAAGTCCCCGAGCAGCGAGTGAAGGGAATTTCTACGCAGCAGACGACAAAAGTTCCTACGGGGCGAGCAATGGAAGTCCTCGAGCAACAAGCAGAAGTGGACCCGGAGCAGCATGCGGAAAGGGCCCTAGAGCAACAGGTAGAACCGAGGTCAATCGAGGAAGAGCCAAGAATTTCCCCGCAGAGCACGCGAGTCGACCCCATGGCTGCGCCTGGAGGCTCGGGCAGGCATCACCGGTTTAAGAAATTGAACtgtcagaccaaaccgtaagtgtcCTTGTGTTGAAGTTACTTTGTTGTATTTTCTTTACTTCTGTGGTGACTGAATAACTGATTTGACATAGTGCAAGGCGAACGACAGATCCAGCCCCGCCTGCTCAGACTGAGCAGCAACCAGAAGCTATCCCCGGAGCGGGGGAGATGCCAGTAGACCCCATCCTGAAGTCCCTGAGTTCTCGGCAGCATGCGGGGGAGCCAATCGCTGCCCCGGGTGGACTTGGCGGCGGCGAACGGCTGTCTACAACGACGAATGAGTCAGCGACAGCACCCTCGGCAACGGCAGAATCTGGAGCAGAAAAGCTTTCGGCGCCGAAGGAGCAGACGACACTCCCTGATGCATCGGAGGTCATGGTCGGACCCGCTATCCGGCCACcaagcccccaggtggtgccCCTGGCTGCAAtagaggaggacaaggtggaggagatcgtgtGTGATGAACCTCGACCCATATCAGTCTGGATCCTCCGAAAGCACGACAACGACATAGTAATTGTTGAAGAGGAGGACATCACCAAGGAATTCAGGAGACTAGAGACTGCCCTTACCGGTgtgatgaaacagatcaaggttAATACTACGTCTAGAAAGGTTCTGGTTGTTTTTTAGAATTGCATAACGATACTATCATTGTGCATTTGCAGGAAATAACTCGAGTTGCCAAGCAGCGCCGCCAgctgataaagcgaatggagccccttgctgaggagaacgaaaaactcaaagaggctagGAACCTCTCGGAGAAGAATATCCAGAGGGCTCGATGCGAAcaagaccttgcagagtccaacacACGGGACCTGGAATACTAGAAGGGGGTCCTGACCGAAAAGCTAGCTGCTGTGTCCGAGCAGGTGTAGAGCTAGTCCGAGTAGATGGCCGCTGTCTCCAGCCAACTAAAAAGTGCTTCCGAGCAGCTGGAGAGGAAAACCAAATAACTTGACAGTGTATccaagcagaaagcaggtatggtgTATCAACAAATATACTTTTGTATTGCTAAACAACCACATTTTCGGTGATaattgttgtgcttgtagagcaagatgctaaGCTCAGCCAAATGCGCCAGGCCATCGATCAACTTcgccaggagaaggcaaaggaagtAGAGCGGGTggacaaacttgctgaggagctgaaaggtgaattcctccttgtcagaattactgttgaagtagcttccttgtttgatagaACATTGTAACGCTTGTAGGCTATCGTCACAAAGCCAAAGCATTGTTTAACGTGTTGGTgtaggaggccaaggtccaaaaggaggacttcaacACTGTAGTCGCCGCAATTAAGCcagtgcttgactgcgtcgactTGGAACTGGCCACTCAGCGCGACAATAGGCGGCAACGTTTAGACAccgtcatccagaggtgcaaggcagcatgggagaacttcaagatctTCAACCGTGATGCCATTTTGACCatcgctacccatgtcctcgcGGTTGTCGTCATCCTCGAGTGGTGACGTGAACTCAACTGGGTCCACCTGCTCGGTCTCCGCTActggtgaagcagaggaggctggtgGATCGTGCTCCCCTGGAGCTAGTGACGGCATGCGCGGCGGAGCTCCGTCTGCGTCAACTCCCTAGAACTCGATGTCGAAGTCGCTGGAGGCGGAAGCAGATGTCCCAATGGCCGAATTGGACCAATCCCAGCCACACCCTTTATCAAACACCACGTCGCGGCTCACCTTGACGCGTCTTGTTGCCGGATCAAGGACCCGGTAGGCCTTGGCGCCCTCGGCGTAGTCGATGAAGACCCCAGCCTTGCCGTGGTCGTCGAGCTTGCGCAGCTGCCTGAGCTCCCTTGTGTAGGCAACGCAGCTGAATGTACGCAGATAGCTCACCGCCGATGCTCGTCTATGCTAGGCCTCATAGGGGGTCTTGCCTTGCAAGCTTCTTGTCGGTGCGTAGTTGAGCAGATGCACCACCTCCCCCCAAAATTTGGCCGGCATGGACCTCTGCTTCAGGAGCGCACGTGCAGTCACCACGACCGTCTGATTGTGCCGCTCCACCACACCGTTCTGCTGCGGTGAGTGTGGTGCAGAGTAGTGCCGCTTGACTCTTTTGGTGGTGAAGTACTGCGCCAGCTCACTGATGGTgaactctcctccattgttggtcCGCAGCACCTTGAGCTCACGGCCGATCTCCTTCTCTGCTTCGGCCTTCACCCGCTTCACGGCATCCGCAGCAGCATCCTTGGTCGGTAGAAGCACCGCCCACATGAAGCGGGTGGCATCGTCCACCATTAGCAAGAAGTAGCGGTGCCCTCCTAGCATCGCCGGTGTCACCGGCCC
This window harbors:
- the LOC136531386 gene encoding uracil phosphoribosyltransferase-like isoform X2; this encodes MEPIMIVPILRAGLALADLATSILRSTRTFHLGMSRDETTLLPSVYLNKLPDRFPKGCNILLVDPMLATGGTVTAAVDLVKERGAEISQIRIISAVAAPPAIKKLNQRFPGICVYTGTMDQIVNEKGFIVPGLGDAGDRSYGT
- the LOC136531386 gene encoding uracil phosphoribosyltransferase-like isoform X1, which gives rise to MEPIMIVPILRAGLALADLATSILRSTRTFHLGMSRDETTLLPSVYLNKLPDRFPKGCNILLVDPMLATGGTVTAAVDLVKERGAEISQIRIVIIVMQISAVAAPPAIKKLNQRFPGICVYTGTMDQIVNEKGFIVPGLGDAGDRSYGT